A genomic segment from Actinoplanes sichuanensis encodes:
- the helR gene encoding RNA polymerase recycling motor ATPase HelR, which produces MTLSTTSAFALPERLAAKAAPALIAADEEHFTGMATSLARSIAEVTEQLETERKAPAGKGRQAVDRDDAVHRLSSRLRALRRFSLDLCLGRMVYANGDTVYVGRFGLTDGEGGRLLVDWRSPAAEPFFGATHANPMGLVSRRRYRWADGRVNDYWDEVFAAGEFAEHAAALDDQSAFIASLGGSRSPRMRDVLGTIQSDQDAIIRAGAAGALVVDGGPGTGKTVVALHRTAYLRYSDPSLAKGRGGVLFVGPHEPYLAYVSDVLPNLGEEDVQTCTLRDLVPEGAGAAPETDPEVVRLKSSARLVEAMEAAVRFYQEPPTVELAVEDVTVTAADWAEAFAVPDPGTPHHEARDQVWAELLAILGDRSEVSEAELARDPDLRAAFGRAWPVLQAADLVADLWSVPAYLRRCAPWLSTAEIRALQRPYPRAWTVSDLPLLDAARRLLGDPRAAGARRRRAVAVAAGRAEMERVVEDLIASNEYDDGEGLMTMLRQQDLREVLDEGRALPEDDADPLAGPFAHIVVDEAQELTDAEWRMLLVRCPSRSLTVVGDRAQARHGFVGSWAERLERAGLDRITLASLSVNYRTPAEVMAEAEPVIRAVLPDANVPTSIRSSGIPVHHGRVGELDSILDSWSAEHAEGTACVIGHRPVHGRARERVRSLTPELAKGLEFDLVVLIDPDLFGDGVEGAVDRYVAMTRATRRLVVLTD; this is translated from the coding sequence GTGACTCTCTCCACCACCAGCGCCTTCGCTCTGCCCGAGCGGCTCGCCGCCAAGGCCGCGCCGGCGCTGATCGCCGCGGACGAGGAACACTTCACCGGCATGGCCACCAGCCTGGCGCGGTCGATCGCCGAGGTGACCGAGCAACTGGAGACCGAGCGGAAGGCGCCGGCCGGCAAGGGCAGGCAGGCGGTCGACCGGGACGACGCGGTCCATCGGCTCAGCTCCCGGTTGCGGGCGCTGCGGCGATTCAGCCTGGACCTGTGCCTGGGCCGGATGGTGTACGCGAACGGCGACACCGTCTACGTGGGCCGGTTCGGACTGACCGACGGCGAGGGCGGTCGGCTGCTGGTCGACTGGCGGTCACCGGCGGCCGAACCGTTCTTCGGGGCCACCCACGCCAACCCGATGGGCCTGGTGTCCCGCCGCCGGTACCGGTGGGCGGACGGCCGGGTGAACGACTACTGGGACGAGGTGTTCGCCGCCGGTGAGTTCGCGGAGCACGCGGCGGCGCTCGACGACCAGTCGGCGTTCATCGCGAGCCTGGGTGGCAGCCGGTCACCGCGGATGCGGGACGTGCTCGGCACCATCCAGTCCGACCAGGACGCGATCATCCGGGCCGGGGCGGCCGGGGCACTGGTGGTCGACGGCGGGCCGGGCACCGGCAAGACCGTGGTGGCGCTGCACCGGACGGCGTACCTGCGCTATTCCGACCCGAGCCTGGCCAAGGGCCGGGGCGGAGTGCTGTTCGTCGGTCCGCACGAGCCCTATCTGGCGTACGTCTCGGACGTGCTGCCCAACCTGGGCGAGGAGGACGTGCAGACGTGCACGCTGCGGGACCTGGTCCCGGAGGGTGCGGGCGCGGCGCCGGAGACCGACCCGGAGGTGGTCCGGCTGAAGTCGTCGGCGCGGCTGGTCGAGGCGATGGAGGCGGCGGTGCGGTTCTACCAGGAGCCGCCGACCGTCGAGCTGGCCGTCGAGGACGTCACGGTGACGGCCGCCGACTGGGCGGAGGCGTTCGCCGTGCCGGATCCGGGCACCCCGCATCATGAGGCACGCGACCAGGTGTGGGCCGAACTGCTGGCCATCCTGGGCGACCGGTCCGAGGTGAGCGAGGCGGAACTGGCTCGGGACCCCGATCTGCGGGCCGCCTTCGGCCGGGCGTGGCCGGTGCTGCAGGCGGCCGATCTGGTGGCCGACCTGTGGTCGGTGCCGGCCTACCTACGCCGGTGCGCGCCGTGGCTGAGCACCGCCGAGATCCGCGCGCTGCAGCGGCCGTACCCGCGGGCCTGGACGGTGTCCGATCTGCCGCTGCTGGACGCGGCCCGCCGCCTGCTCGGCGACCCGCGGGCGGCCGGGGCCCGACGCCGTCGGGCCGTGGCCGTCGCCGCCGGGCGTGCCGAGATGGAAAGGGTGGTGGAGGACCTGATCGCGTCGAACGAGTACGACGACGGCGAGGGCCTGATGACCATGCTGCGGCAGCAGGACCTGCGGGAGGTGCTGGACGAGGGCCGCGCGCTCCCGGAGGACGACGCGGATCCGCTGGCCGGACCGTTCGCGCACATCGTGGTGGACGAGGCACAGGAGTTGACCGACGCCGAGTGGCGGATGCTGCTGGTGCGCTGCCCGTCCCGCAGCCTCACCGTGGTCGGGGATCGCGCCCAGGCCCGGCACGGGTTCGTCGGGTCGTGGGCCGAGCGGCTGGAGCGCGCCGGACTCGACCGGATCACGCTCGCCTCGCTCTCGGTCAACTACCGCACCCCGGCCGAGGTGATGGCCGAGGCGGAGCCGGTGATCCGGGCGGTGCTGCCGGACGCCAACGTGCCCACCTCGATCCGATCCAGTGGCATCCCGGTGCATCACGGCCGGGTCGGCGAACTGGACTCGATCCTGGACTCGTGGTCGGCCGAGCACGCCGAGGGGACCGCGTGCGTGATCGGGCACCGGCCGGTCCATGGACGGGCTCGGGAGCGGGTCCGGTCGCTGACCCCGGAGCTGGCCAAGGGGCTGGAGTTCGACCTGGTCGTGCTGATCGACCCGGACTTGTTCGGGGACGGTGTCGAGGGGGCGGTCGACAGGTACGTGGCGATGACGCGCGCAACGCGCCGATTGGTGGTTCTGACCGATTAG
- a CDS encoding alanyl-tRNA editing protein, translating to MTERLDWSDPTVREWDCTVVWSDPADPEAGIVLDRSAFYPGGGGQPPDHGVLLWEGVRTRIVDTRKGDEQYLIPAPGDPVPTAGTTVRGAIDDERRTSLMRTHSGLHILCGTVFRDFGALVTGGNMQPGEARMDFNLPEVPPGFKQALEDAVNAEISADRKIVARVLPRAEALEIPTLVRTQDALPPLDHPEIRVIDIVGLDVQADGGTHVASTAQVGRVEVVKVESKGRQNRRVRIRIAD from the coding sequence GTGACCGAACGCCTGGACTGGAGTGACCCGACCGTACGCGAATGGGACTGCACCGTGGTGTGGTCCGATCCGGCCGATCCGGAGGCGGGCATCGTGCTCGACCGGTCCGCCTTCTACCCGGGCGGGGGCGGCCAGCCGCCGGATCACGGGGTGCTGCTCTGGGAGGGTGTGCGCACTCGCATCGTCGACACGCGTAAGGGCGACGAGCAGTACCTGATCCCGGCACCGGGTGATCCGGTGCCGACTGCCGGTACGACGGTGCGGGGCGCGATCGACGACGAGCGGCGGACCAGCCTGATGCGTACCCACTCGGGTTTGCACATCCTCTGCGGCACGGTGTTCCGTGACTTCGGCGCGCTGGTGACCGGCGGAAACATGCAACCGGGCGAAGCCCGGATGGACTTCAACCTGCCGGAGGTGCCGCCGGGGTTCAAGCAGGCGCTGGAGGACGCGGTGAACGCGGAGATCAGCGCCGACCGCAAGATCGTGGCGCGGGTGCTGCCGCGAGCCGAGGCGTTGGAGATCCCGACGCTGGTCCGTACCCAGGACGCGTTGCCGCCGCTCGATCATCCGGAGATCCGGGTGATCGACATCGTGGGGCTGGACGTGCAGGCCGACGGCGGCACCCACGTGGCGTCGACCGCGCAGGTCGGCCGGGTCGAGGTGGTCAAGGTGGAAAGCAAGGGCCGGCAGAACCGCCGGGTCCGGATCAGGATCGCGGACTGA
- a CDS encoding sugar ABC transporter substrate-binding protein, which produces MRKSLLALVAAGLLTTATLTACDDGGDTAETGSESATTSNGGSEITGDAGIGVILPDTKSSARWSTADPAYLQAAFKAANVPAQIVNAEGDKERFKQLADNLLTNGAKVLIIANLDAASGKAVIDNAKSRNVPVIDYDRLTLNGTADYYVSFDNEKVGELQAKALQKCLADSPTAPATPVIAELNGSPTDNNAYLFKDGYDGVLNTLYDNGTFSKGPDQFVPEWDNDEGREMFALMLKQYPNIGGVLAANDGLGNAAIEVLKEKGMNGRVPVTGQDATVEGLQNVLAGDQCVTIFKDVKLEANAAADLAVKLYKNNTVKVPVADKLKDPESGLYIPFVKLKPEAITKDNVKSVVENGFVDANTLCTAKFKAACKAAKIIQ; this is translated from the coding sequence ATGCGCAAGTCTTTGCTAGCCCTGGTCGCCGCCGGCCTGCTGACGACGGCCACGCTCACGGCCTGTGATGACGGGGGCGACACCGCGGAGACCGGTAGCGAAAGTGCGACGACGTCGAACGGTGGCAGCGAGATCACCGGCGACGCCGGTATCGGGGTGATCCTGCCCGACACCAAGAGCTCCGCCCGCTGGAGCACGGCCGACCCGGCGTACCTCCAGGCGGCCTTCAAGGCGGCGAACGTCCCGGCGCAGATCGTCAACGCCGAGGGCGACAAGGAGAGGTTCAAGCAGCTCGCCGACAACCTCCTGACCAACGGCGCCAAGGTTCTGATCATCGCGAACCTGGACGCGGCCAGTGGCAAGGCGGTCATCGACAACGCGAAGTCGCGCAACGTCCCGGTGATCGACTACGACCGGCTGACCCTGAACGGCACCGCCGACTACTACGTCAGCTTCGACAACGAGAAGGTCGGCGAGCTTCAGGCCAAGGCGCTGCAGAAGTGCCTGGCGGACAGCCCGACGGCGCCCGCCACCCCGGTGATCGCCGAGCTCAACGGCTCACCCACGGACAACAACGCGTACCTGTTCAAGGACGGCTACGACGGTGTCCTGAACACGCTGTACGACAACGGCACCTTCTCCAAGGGCCCGGACCAGTTCGTGCCCGAGTGGGACAACGACGAGGGCCGCGAGATGTTCGCCCTGATGCTCAAGCAGTACCCGAACATCGGCGGGGTGCTCGCCGCCAACGACGGTCTCGGCAACGCGGCCATCGAGGTGCTCAAGGAGAAGGGCATGAACGGCCGGGTCCCGGTGACCGGCCAGGACGCGACGGTCGAGGGCCTGCAGAACGTGCTCGCCGGCGACCAGTGCGTCACCATCTTCAAGGACGTGAAGCTGGAGGCGAACGCCGCCGCCGACCTGGCCGTCAAGCTGTACAAGAACAACACGGTGAAGGTGCCGGTCGCGGACAAGCTGAAGGACCCGGAGTCCGGCCTCTACATCCCGTTCGTGAAGCTGAAGCCCGAGGCGATCACCAAGGACAACGTGAAGTCGGTCGTCGAGAACGGATTCGTCGACGCCAACACCCTGTGCACCGCGAAGTTCAAGGCGGCCTGCAAGGCCGCCAAGATCATCCAGTAA
- a CDS encoding NAD-dependent succinate-semialdehyde dehydrogenase: METDLFIAGKWVPASAGGRFDVLDPATGDVIASVADGGEADAIAAVEAAAAAGPGWASTPPRVRSEVLRKAFELMTDRATELAKLISLENGKALTDAKGEVTYAAEFFRWFAEEAVRAEGAIATAPSGANRILVVRQPVGVCVLVTPWNFPAAMATRKIGPALAAGCTVILKPASDTPLTALAMAAILAEAGVPEGVVNVVPSRSSGKVVSAMLRDARVRKLSFTGSTEVGRILLALAAENVVNTSMELGGNAPFVVFADADLDAAVDGAMIAKMRNGGEACTAANRFFVEEPVAAEFARRLAQRMSALVVGPGTAEGTQVGPLVNEDTVAKVDELVRGALDGGAEAVTGGRRPDGPGFYYPPTVLTGVAADAPILRQEIFGPVAPIVTFTGEAEAVRLANDTEYGLVAYVYTGDLARGMRVSEAIEAGMVGINRGLVSDPAAPFGGVKQSGIGREGGHDGLLEYLESKYIAVNW; encoded by the coding sequence GTGGAGACCGACCTTTTCATCGCCGGGAAGTGGGTGCCCGCATCGGCGGGCGGGCGGTTCGACGTGCTCGATCCGGCGACCGGCGACGTCATCGCCTCGGTCGCCGACGGCGGCGAGGCCGATGCGATCGCCGCGGTGGAGGCGGCGGCCGCGGCGGGTCCGGGGTGGGCGTCGACCCCTCCGAGGGTACGGTCGGAGGTGCTCCGCAAAGCGTTCGAACTGATGACCGATCGGGCGACTGAGCTGGCGAAACTGATCAGCCTGGAGAACGGCAAGGCTCTCACCGACGCGAAGGGCGAGGTGACGTACGCCGCCGAGTTCTTCCGCTGGTTCGCCGAGGAGGCGGTCCGTGCCGAGGGCGCGATCGCGACCGCCCCGTCCGGCGCGAACCGGATCCTGGTCGTCCGCCAGCCGGTCGGCGTGTGTGTGCTGGTGACGCCGTGGAACTTCCCGGCCGCGATGGCCACCCGCAAGATCGGCCCGGCCCTGGCGGCCGGCTGCACGGTGATCCTGAAACCGGCAAGCGACACCCCGCTGACCGCGCTCGCGATGGCCGCGATCCTGGCCGAGGCCGGGGTGCCCGAGGGCGTGGTGAACGTGGTGCCGTCGCGCAGCTCGGGCAAGGTGGTGTCGGCGATGCTGCGCGACGCCCGGGTGCGCAAGCTGTCGTTCACCGGCTCGACCGAGGTGGGCCGGATCCTGCTGGCCCTGGCCGCGGAAAACGTGGTGAACACGTCGATGGAGCTCGGTGGCAACGCGCCGTTCGTGGTGTTCGCCGACGCCGACCTGGATGCCGCGGTGGACGGCGCGATGATCGCGAAGATGCGCAACGGTGGCGAGGCGTGCACCGCGGCGAACCGGTTCTTCGTCGAGGAGCCGGTGGCCGCCGAGTTCGCGCGCAGACTGGCGCAGCGGATGTCGGCGCTGGTGGTCGGCCCCGGCACGGCCGAGGGGACACAGGTCGGCCCGCTGGTCAACGAGGACACCGTGGCGAAGGTGGACGAGCTGGTCAGGGGCGCTCTGGACGGTGGTGCGGAGGCGGTGACCGGTGGCCGCCGGCCGGACGGTCCGGGCTTCTACTACCCGCCGACGGTGCTGACCGGGGTGGCCGCGGACGCGCCGATCCTGCGGCAGGAGATCTTCGGCCCGGTCGCGCCGATCGTCACGTTCACCGGCGAGGCGGAGGCGGTCCGGCTGGCCAACGACACCGAGTACGGCCTGGTGGCGTACGTCTACACCGGCGACCTGGCACGCGGTATGCGGGTGAGTGAGGCGATCGAGGCGGGCATGGTCGGCATCAACCGGGGCCTGGTCAGTGATCCGGCGGCCCCGTTCGGCGGGGTGAAGCAGAGCGGCATCGGCCGGGAGGGCGGCCACGACGGCCTGCTGGAGTATCTGGAGTCGAAGTACATCGCCGTCAACTGGTGA